The following proteins come from a genomic window of Halomarina ordinaria:
- a CDS encoding 5'-deoxyadenosine deaminase — translation MLLTGTVLADSTTVLEDGAVVVSGRTIEAVGPRTDLVDRYPDHDRRAYDLLAPGLVGAHVHSVQSLGRGIADDTELLDWLFDYVLPMEASLSAEEMRVAAELGYLELVETGTTTCIDHLSVAHSEEAFEAATDLGIRARMGKVLMDKRAPEGLLEDTDDALADSERLVRRYHDTADGRIRYAVTPRFAVSCTEACLRGARDIADRHDGVRIHTHASENRDEIAQVEADTGRRNVHWLDEVGLTGEDVVLAHCVWTSEAEREVLAETGTHVTHCPSSNMKLASGVAPVVDYLDQGINVALGNDGPPCNNTLDPFTEMRQASLLQKVDRLDSRAAPARTVFEMATRNGARAAGFERVGALRPGWRADVIGLTTDLTRATPLYDPFSHLVFAARGDDVRFTMVDGRVLQDRGEVVVADADAIRARARDVADSLADRLGV, via the coding sequence ATGCTACTCACAGGGACGGTCCTCGCCGACTCGACGACGGTCCTCGAAGACGGCGCCGTCGTCGTCTCGGGGCGGACGATCGAAGCGGTCGGCCCGCGCACGGACCTCGTCGACCGCTATCCGGACCACGACCGACGCGCGTACGACCTGCTCGCGCCGGGCCTCGTCGGCGCGCACGTCCACTCCGTCCAGAGCCTCGGGCGGGGCATCGCCGACGACACGGAACTCCTCGACTGGCTGTTCGACTACGTCCTCCCGATGGAGGCCTCCCTCTCGGCCGAGGAGATGCGCGTCGCCGCCGAACTGGGCTACCTCGAACTCGTCGAGACGGGAACGACGACGTGCATCGACCACCTCTCGGTCGCCCACAGCGAGGAGGCGTTCGAGGCCGCGACCGACCTCGGAATCCGCGCGCGGATGGGGAAGGTGCTGATGGACAAGCGCGCCCCCGAGGGGTTGCTGGAGGACACCGACGACGCGCTCGCGGACTCGGAGCGACTCGTCCGGCGCTACCACGACACGGCCGACGGCCGCATCCGCTACGCGGTCACGCCGCGCTTCGCCGTCTCCTGTACCGAGGCGTGCCTGCGCGGCGCGCGCGACATCGCCGACCGCCACGACGGCGTCCGCATCCACACCCACGCGAGCGAGAACCGCGACGAGATAGCGCAGGTCGAAGCCGACACCGGTCGGCGCAACGTCCACTGGCTCGACGAGGTGGGCCTCACCGGCGAGGACGTCGTCCTCGCGCACTGCGTCTGGACCTCCGAGGCCGAACGCGAGGTGCTCGCCGAGACGGGCACCCACGTCACGCACTGTCCGTCCTCGAACATGAAACTCGCCTCCGGCGTCGCGCCAGTCGTCGACTACCTCGACCAGGGTATCAACGTCGCGCTCGGCAACGACGGCCCCCCGTGTAACAACACGCTCGACCCGTTCACGGAGATGCGCCAGGCCAGCCTCCTCCAGAAGGTCGACCGCCTCGACTCGCGGGCCGCCCCCGCGCGGACCGTCTTCGAGATGGCGACGCGAAACGGCGCGCGCGCCGCCGGCTTCGAGCGCGTCGGCGCCCTGCGACCGGGGTGGCGCGCCGACGTCATCGGCCTCACCACCGACCTCACGCGCGCGACGCCGCTGTACGACCCCTTCTCGCACCTCGTCTTCGCCGCCCGCGGCGACGACGTCCGCTTCACGATGGTCGACGGGCGGGTGTTACAGGACCGGGGAGAGGTGGTGGTCGCGGAC
- a CDS encoding DUF7576 family protein, whose amino-acid sequence MVDPTSDLDDDVDESNAPRCAVCDDPLIRDPNHRVVTWVEDAKAHTAHFCGPDCRDAWDGPPA is encoded by the coding sequence ATGGTCGACCCCACCTCGGACCTCGACGACGACGTCGACGAGTCGAACGCGCCGCGCTGTGCGGTCTGCGACGACCCCCTGATTCGCGACCCGAACCACCGCGTCGTCACCTGGGTCGAGGACGCGAAGGCGCACACGGCTCACTTCTGTGGGCCCGACTGCCGGGACGCGTGGGACGGGCCGCCGGCCTGA
- the glmU gene encoding bifunctional sugar-1-phosphate nucleotidylyltransferase/acetyltransferase, with product MQAVILAAGEGTRMRPLTHSTPKPMLPVADRPLVAHTADAAVAAGAEELLVVVGYEAADVREYFGEEYAGVPVRFAVQEEQLGTGHAVDCAREYIDGDFAVLYGDNLYDAASIERLFERGPAVAAYRVANPTNYGVLTLASDEGTDSRDAGRVVDIVEKPDDPPTELANAGAYVFPAEARDWLDVPKSERGEHEFTDVLARVIDEYEVRAVEVERWMDVGRPWELLTANEWKLADLSSRVDGEVRGDADLRGPVVVEEGAVVEPGVVIEGPALVRSGASVGPNAYLRGATLVGPDCHVGHGVELKNTVVMRGSNVPHLSYVGDSLLAPGVNLGAGTQVANLRHDGGDVKQTVKGERVSTGRRKYGVVAGDGAKTGINTTLAPGVVLSAGATTTPGESVTRDR from the coding sequence ATGCAGGCAGTGATCCTCGCCGCGGGCGAGGGGACTCGAATGCGACCGTTGACTCACTCGACGCCGAAGCCGATGCTTCCGGTGGCCGACCGACCGCTCGTCGCGCACACGGCCGACGCCGCGGTGGCGGCCGGAGCGGAGGAACTGCTCGTCGTCGTCGGTTACGAGGCGGCGGACGTCCGCGAGTACTTCGGCGAGGAGTACGCGGGCGTCCCCGTCCGCTTCGCCGTCCAGGAAGAGCAGTTGGGGACCGGCCACGCCGTCGACTGCGCCCGGGAGTACATCGACGGCGACTTCGCGGTCCTCTACGGCGACAACCTCTACGACGCGGCGAGCATCGAGCGACTGTTCGAGCGCGGCCCCGCCGTCGCCGCCTACCGGGTCGCAAACCCGACGAACTACGGCGTTCTCACCCTCGCGAGCGACGAGGGGACCGACTCGCGAGACGCCGGGCGCGTCGTCGACATCGTCGAGAAGCCCGACGACCCGCCGACCGAACTGGCGAACGCGGGCGCGTACGTCTTCCCCGCCGAGGCGCGCGACTGGCTCGACGTCCCGAAGAGCGAGCGCGGCGAACACGAGTTCACCGACGTCCTCGCGCGGGTCATCGACGAGTACGAGGTCCGTGCCGTCGAGGTCGAACGCTGGATGGACGTCGGGCGACCGTGGGAACTGCTCACGGCCAACGAGTGGAAACTCGCCGACCTCTCGTCTCGCGTCGACGGCGAGGTGCGCGGCGACGCCGACCTGCGCGGTCCGGTCGTCGTCGAGGAGGGCGCCGTCGTCGAACCGGGCGTCGTCATCGAGGGACCGGCGCTCGTCCGTTCGGGTGCGAGCGTCGGGCCGAACGCCTACCTCCGGGGGGCGACGCTCGTCGGTCCCGACTGCCACGTCGGCCACGGCGTCGAACTGAAGAACACCGTCGTCATGCGCGGGTCGAACGTCCCGCACCTCTCGTACGTCGGCGACAGCCTGCTCGCCCCCGGGGTGAACCTCGGCGCGGGGACGCAGGTGGCGAACCTCCGGCACGACGGTGGTGACGTGAAACAGACCGTCAAAGGTGAGCGCGTCTCGACGGGGCGGCGCAAGTACGGCGTCGTCGCGGGCGACGGCGCGAAGACGGGTATCAACACGACGCTCGCGCCCGGGGTCGTCCTCTCGGCCGGCGCGACGACGACGCCCGGCGAGTCGGTGACGCGCGACCGGTAG
- a CDS encoding ArsR/SmtB family transcription factor yields MEAALWYVLTGTRGGPNRARILWTLRQRPRNANQLAETLDLHYETVRHHLDVLQDNDVVTRGGEGYGAVYLPSERVRQQWDVVESILGEVDIEPERDEQAGTDTGVDTDP; encoded by the coding sequence ATGGAGGCGGCGCTCTGGTACGTGCTGACGGGGACGCGTGGCGGTCCGAACCGCGCGCGTATCCTGTGGACGCTCAGACAGCGGCCGCGCAACGCGAACCAGCTCGCAGAGACGCTCGACCTCCACTACGAGACGGTTCGCCACCACCTCGACGTCCTCCAGGACAACGACGTCGTGACGCGCGGCGGCGAGGGATACGGCGCCGTCTACCTGCCCTCCGAGCGCGTCCGCCAGCAGTGGGACGTCGTCGAATCCATCCTCGGAGAGGTCGACATCGAACCGGAGCGCGACGAGCAAGCCGGAACGGATACGGGGGTTGACACGGACCCATGA
- a CDS encoding ferritin-like domain-containing protein, with protein sequence MTDFDDTDTTQENGTGRRDFLSTAAKLGGGAALLSFAGTGVAAADGHESDDGPTDVDILNYALTLEHLEYAFYRDALEHFDERHFEGVGSPGDRVFNSPRPRYGTYQRFEEIRDHEGEHVDVIAATIEDLGGTPVEEAEYDFPYENVAEFVTLAATIENIGVSAYAGAAPMIQNSDVLSAALSIHSVEARHAGYLNLHELRLPYPDAFDPVRTMDEVTEIASGFIVE encoded by the coding sequence ATGACGGACTTCGACGACACCGACACGACGCAGGAGAACGGTACGGGCCGACGGGACTTCCTCTCGACGGCCGCGAAACTCGGCGGCGGCGCGGCGCTGCTGTCGTTCGCGGGGACGGGGGTGGCGGCCGCCGACGGCCACGAGTCGGACGACGGGCCGACCGACGTGGACATCCTGAACTACGCGCTGACGCTGGAGCACCTCGAGTACGCGTTCTACCGCGACGCGCTGGAGCACTTCGACGAGCGTCACTTCGAGGGCGTGGGCAGCCCCGGCGACCGCGTGTTCAACTCGCCGCGCCCGCGCTACGGCACCTACCAGCGCTTCGAGGAGATTCGCGACCACGAGGGCGAGCACGTCGACGTCATCGCCGCGACGATCGAGGACCTCGGCGGCACGCCCGTCGAGGAGGCGGAGTACGACTTCCCCTACGAGAACGTCGCAGAGTTCGTCACGCTCGCGGCGACCATCGAGAACATCGGCGTCTCCGCCTACGCGGGCGCCGCACCGATGATACAGAACAGCGACGTCCTCTCGGCCGCGCTCAGCATCCACAGCGTCGAGGCGCGCCACGCGGGCTACCTCAACCTCCACGAGCTGCGCCTGCCGTACCCCGACGCGTTCGACCCCGTCCGCACGATGGACGAGGTCACGGAGATCGCGAGCGGCTTCATCGTCGAGTAA
- a CDS encoding SDR family oxidoreductase produces MLDTPDLDGRVAFITGTTRGIGKAIALSLAECGADVVSTGKTTETDDADLPGSVEQTAREIRERGVESLAIPLDVRDERAVHDAVDRTVEELGSVDVLVNNAGAIQLANVADMPAKRFDLMMDVNVRAAYVCSRAVLPYMREQEYGHVLMASPPIRVEKAPGKAAYALSKLGMTFLALSLADELAGENVGVNAFWPVTAIDSRATRYFGMGTEEDWRTPEVLCDTVREIVRQRPSECTGNAFYDEEVLRAAGVEDFSRYAVVEGASPGPASARLFDPDYEPET; encoded by the coding sequence ATGCTCGACACACCGGACCTCGACGGACGGGTCGCGTTCATCACCGGCACGACCCGCGGCATCGGGAAGGCCATCGCCCTCTCGCTCGCGGAGTGCGGCGCCGACGTGGTCTCGACGGGGAAGACGACCGAGACCGACGACGCCGACCTCCCCGGGAGCGTCGAGCAGACCGCCCGCGAGATTCGAGAGCGCGGCGTCGAGTCGCTCGCCATCCCGCTCGACGTGCGCGACGAGCGGGCGGTCCACGACGCCGTCGACCGGACCGTCGAGGAACTCGGGAGCGTCGACGTCCTCGTCAACAACGCGGGGGCCATCCAGCTGGCGAACGTCGCGGACATGCCCGCGAAGCGCTTCGACCTCATGATGGACGTCAACGTCCGGGCGGCGTACGTCTGCTCGCGGGCCGTCCTCCCGTACATGCGCGAACAGGAGTACGGCCACGTCCTGATGGCGTCGCCGCCGATTCGCGTCGAGAAGGCGCCCGGGAAGGCCGCCTACGCCCTCTCGAAACTCGGGATGACGTTCCTCGCGCTGTCGCTGGCCGACGAACTGGCGGGCGAGAACGTCGGCGTCAACGCTTTCTGGCCCGTGACCGCCATCGACTCGCGCGCGACTCGCTACTTCGGGATGGGGACCGAGGAGGACTGGCGCACGCCCGAGGTCCTCTGTGACACCGTGAGGGAAATCGTCCGCCAGCGACCGAGCGAGTGCACCGGAAACGCCTTCTACGACGAGGAGGTCCTCCGGGCGGCGGGCGTCGAGGACTTCTCGCGGTACGCGGTCGTCGAGGGGGCCTCGCCCGGTCCCGCCTCCGCACGCCTGTTCGACCCCGACTACGAGCCGGAGACGTGA